A window of the Helianthus annuus cultivar XRQ/B chromosome 4, HanXRQr2.0-SUNRISE, whole genome shotgun sequence genome harbors these coding sequences:
- the LOC110883630 gene encoding replication protein A 70 kDa DNA-binding subunit C-like has translation MENNQITMFRSLNAHSTNYSIKAKIISMWDKKMNGYDNQIYRVDMLLMDEEGSFIQCSCLHKLFKRFLKFLVVDDCLLIHKPSLAKDTTKIKVTGKDQKLSLYAFMSVLKTDNWSGPRYLFKFTDFKSVLSKKVKVNTPIDFIGYLVVSYPIEDANRKDGSKTKRMNITLKDLEDQKISVTLWENYAITLSNYMNDKNRPAHVVIVVHFGTVNIYQGKVGLTNMFEASRVFINSDIHEIKRIQRQELSKSSSSKQSCSQVISNTEDEFLNAEDFVLTGFIASIDVEKKVIIVGTVIAISNDKPCFDVLDDKSFECINPDCDAVDIVPVHRYKIPLRVQDSTGTVSCTLFDYEAIKLLKKTSKELLDIYSKVDTSTEGSFQSLPSKFDSDVSESNVQCLSESVGNVKGLSKESQSVMGDSVTLDPIDVNDQDPSKFENIKRNLEDVYDVDAVDSSSTKRRNSPGNEMLQDQGLFISSSVLMELWPRELIELYGLHDQQASEENLNVIEEMVVIENGERTVYQVYDDDT, from the exons ATGGAGAACAATCAGATTACTATGTTCAGGTCACTTAATGCTCATTCCACCAACTATAGCATCAAAGCTAAGATCATATCCATGTGGGATAAAAAAATGAATGGTTATGATAACCAGATCTATCGAGTTGACATGTTGTTGATGGATGAAGAG GGTTCGTTCATTCAATGTAGCTGTTTACATAAGCTTTTCAAACGGTTCCTTAAGTTTTTGGTAGTTGATGACTGTTTGTTGATTCATAAACCATCTCTAGCCAAAGATACAACCAAGATTAAGGTTACCGGAAAAGATCAGAAGCTATCGTTGTATGCTTTCATGTCTGTTCTAAAAACTGATAACTGGTCTGGTCCTCGGTACTTATTTAAATTCACTGATTTTAAATCTGTGTTGAGTAAAAAAGTTAAAGTGAATACACCAATAG ATTTCATCGGTTATTTGGTTGTCTCATATCCTATTGAAGATGCAAATAGGAAGGATGGATCTAAAACAAAACGAATGAACATAACCTTAAAGGATCTCGA AGATCAGAAGATTAGTGTAACGTTGTGGGAAAATTATGCAATCACTTTGTCAAACTACATGAATGATAAAAACCGCCCTGCTCATGTCGTTATAGTTGTTCATTTTGGCACAGTGAACATATATCAAG GTAAAGTTGGCCTTACTAACATGTTTGAAGCAAGTCGTGTCTTCATAAATTCTGATATTCATGAGATAAAAAGAATTCAAAGACAG GAGTTATCTAAATCATCTTCAAGTAAACAGTCATGCTCTCAAGTGATATCGAATACAGAAGATGAGTTTCTAAATGCTGAAGATTTTGTGTTGACCGGTTTTATTGCTTCAATTGATGTG GAGAAAAAGGTTATCATTGTTGGTACTGTTATAGCAATTTCAAATGATAAGCCTTG CTTTGACGTATTGGATGACAAGTCTTTTGAGTGTATAAACCCAGATTGTGATGCTGTTGACATTGTTCCTGTTCATCG ATACAAGATACCTCTAAGGGTTCAGGATTCCACTGGAACCGTTTCCTGTACGTTGTTTGATTATGAAGCTATTAAGCTTTTGAAGAAAACCTCAAAAGAACTACTTGATATTTACTCGAAG GTTGACACTTCCACCGAAGGATCGTTTCAGTCTCTCCCATCTAAGTTTGAT TCTGATGTGTCTGAGTCAAATGTTCAATGTTTGTCCGAATCAGTTGGTAATGTGAAAGGTTTAtcaaag GAATCTCAATCTGTGATGGGTGACAGTGTTACGCTAGATCCTATAGATGTTAATGATCAAGATCCGTCAAAGTTCGAAAACATTAAACGTAACCTTGAAGATGTTTATGATGTTGATGCTGTTGATAGCTCTTCTACTAAACGTCGTAACAGTCCTGGGAAT GAAATGCTCCAAGACCAAGGTTTGTTCATTTCTTCGTCTGTTTTGATGGAGTTGTGGCCGCGTGAACTCATTGAACTTTATGGCCTTCATGATCAACAAGCAAGTGAAGAAAACTTAAACGTTATAGAGGAAATGGTGGTGATTGAAAATGGTGAACGTACTGTTTATCAAGTTTATGATGATGAcacttag
- the LOC110883631 gene encoding uncharacterized protein LOC110883631, producing the protein MYFTPHQEQIVLNVASSGIASLLMSRGRTAHSRFHIPINLDESSMCHIRADGDVAYLLKHTRLIIWDEALMVHRHAFEALDRTFKDVLVEKSNSHSDVLFGGKVILFGGDFRKILPVIPNGSMQEIVNASLSSSYIWSHCKLLTLTKNTRLTIGALQSRMEETEKFAKWLLDIGEDKVGGDNDGVAIVEIPSDLLITDTSDPIESLIQFVYPSVLERYMDLDYFSERAILTPKNEVVHEINDRLLELFPGEPVEYLSSDSICQTKKGIDSFQQELYSPDVLNGLKISGLPNHRLVLKVGVPIMLLRNIDQQNGLCNGTRLKVTYLGKRLWKVKLYQVLMLELERSFQELA; encoded by the coding sequence atgtattttaccccacatcaaGAGCAGATCGTACTAAATGTTGCTTCCAGTGGTATTGCTTCTTTGCTAATGTCAAGAGGTAGAACGGCACATTCTAGATTTCACATTCCCATAAATTTAGATGAGAGTTCTATGTGTCACATAAGGGCTGATGGTGATGTAGCCTACTTGCTTAAGCATACTAGGTTGATTATATGGGATGAAGCACTCATGGTACATAGACATGCGTTCGAAGCTTTAGACCGAACATTTAAAGATGTTTTGGTTGAGAAAAGCAATTCTCATTCGGATGTATTATTTGGAGGTAAAGTAATTTTGTTTGGTGgtgattttagaaaaattcttCCTGTTATTCCAAACGGAAGTATGCAAGAAATTGTTAACGCTTCGTTGAGTTCATCTTATATATGGTCCCACTGTAAATTACTTACCTTGACCAAAAACACGAGGTTGACTATCGGTGCTTTACAATCCAGAATGGAGGAGACTGAGAAATTTGCCAAATGGCTTCTTGATATTGGCGAGGATAAAGTTGGAGGTGACAACGATGGTGTGGCAATTGTAGAAATACCTTCTGATCTTCTAATTACAGATACTTCGGATCCCATTGAAAGTTTGATTCAATTTGTATATCCGTCTGTTTTAGAAAGATATATGGATCTAGATTATTTTTCTGAAAGAGCGATTCTGACACCCAAAAATGAGGTCGTACATGAAATAAATGATCGATTGTTAGAGTTGTTTCCTGGTGAACCAGTAGAGTACCTAAGCTCTGATAGTATATGTCAAACGAAAAAAGGTATTGATTCCTTCCAGCAAGAGTTGTATTCACCTGATGTTTTGAATGGTTTAAAGATATCTGGTTTACCAAATCATCGTCTGGTTCTAAAAGTTGGTGTTCCTATTATGCTTCTTAGGAACATTGACCAACAGAATGGATTATGTAATGGTACAAGGTTAAAAGTTACATATCTTGGAAAGAGGTTATGGAAGGTGAAATTATATCAGGTGCTAATGTTGGAACTAGAACGTTCATTCCAAGAATTAGCATGA